One genomic window of Mauremys mutica isolate MM-2020 ecotype Southern chromosome 5, ASM2049712v1, whole genome shotgun sequence includes the following:
- the HELT gene encoding hairy and enhancer of split-related protein HELT isoform X1 yields the protein MALAKQSSGKLEKAEILEMTVQYLRALHSADFPRGRDKAELLAEFANYFHYGYHECMKNLVHYLTTVERMETKDTKYARILAFLQSKARFVTEPIFTTLGSLPEPDFSYQLHPAPECPAHSPNESMFQQGSGGPFSWHGPARSPTIPYLPNAAMPLPNPGQQRNTFLSSVQGLDRHYLNLIGHSHPSTFSLPHGQHPPSVL from the exons ATGGCTTTGGCAAAGCAG AGCTCTGGGAAGTTAGAGAAAGCGGAGATCCTGGAAATGACTGTTCAGTATCTGCGAGCCTTGCATTCGGCAGATTTCCCCCGTGGCAGAGACAAGG CAGAGCTTCTAGCTGAGTTCGCCAACTATTTTCACTATGGATACCACGAGTGCATGAAGAATCTAGTCCATTacctgaccacagtggaacggaTGGAGACCAAAGACACCAAATATGCTCGGATCCTGGCTTTCCTGCAGTCCAAAGCTCGCTTTGTCACCGAACCTATCTTCACCACTCTGGGATCGCTCCCAGAACCGGACTTCTCCTACCAGCTTCACCCAGCTCCGGAGTGCCCTGCTCACAGTCCCAATGAGTCTATGTTTCAGCAGGGATCCGGGGGTCCGTTTTCCTGGCATGGTCCTGCCAGAAGCCCCACCATCCCTTACCTTCCCAACGCAGCCATGCCCCTCCCTAACCCCGGGCAGCAACGCAACACTTTCCTGTCGTCAGTACAGGGTCTGGACAGACACTATCTCAACCTGATCGGCCATTCCCACCCCAGCACCTTCAGCCTGCCCCACGGCCAGCATCCCCCTTCTGTGCTATAG
- the HELT gene encoding hairy and enhancer of split-related protein HELT isoform X2 — MALAKQSSGKLEKAEILEMTVQYLRALHSADFPRGRDKELLAEFANYFHYGYHECMKNLVHYLTTVERMETKDTKYARILAFLQSKARFVTEPIFTTLGSLPEPDFSYQLHPAPECPAHSPNESMFQQGSGGPFSWHGPARSPTIPYLPNAAMPLPNPGQQRNTFLSSVQGLDRHYLNLIGHSHPSTFSLPHGQHPPSVL, encoded by the exons ATGGCTTTGGCAAAGCAG AGCTCTGGGAAGTTAGAGAAAGCGGAGATCCTGGAAATGACTGTTCAGTATCTGCGAGCCTTGCATTCGGCAGATTTCCCCCGTGGCAGAGACAAGG AGCTTCTAGCTGAGTTCGCCAACTATTTTCACTATGGATACCACGAGTGCATGAAGAATCTAGTCCATTacctgaccacagtggaacggaTGGAGACCAAAGACACCAAATATGCTCGGATCCTGGCTTTCCTGCAGTCCAAAGCTCGCTTTGTCACCGAACCTATCTTCACCACTCTGGGATCGCTCCCAGAACCGGACTTCTCCTACCAGCTTCACCCAGCTCCGGAGTGCCCTGCTCACAGTCCCAATGAGTCTATGTTTCAGCAGGGATCCGGGGGTCCGTTTTCCTGGCATGGTCCTGCCAGAAGCCCCACCATCCCTTACCTTCCCAACGCAGCCATGCCCCTCCCTAACCCCGGGCAGCAACGCAACACTTTCCTGTCGTCAGTACAGGGTCTGGACAGACACTATCTCAACCTGATCGGCCATTCCCACCCCAGCACCTTCAGCCTGCCCCACGGCCAGCATCCCCCTTCTGTGCTATAG